tctttttcttctcgtCTTTGCAACCTTGAAGTTTCCCTTAGTATGAGGGAACTGTTTCTTAGCCTCCAAGTTGATCCTTTTACTCTTTTCCTCTTAAATCATGTCACCCATTATTTGTAGGTTTTTAATCATTCTGCTCCACCAAATGTAGaattgtagtggagtggattgctttctgtttggaaattttgaattgaagatTATGCTCCACCACACAGAAATTCAATGGAACGAAAGGTTTCTCTTCACTATATGCTCTAAATCTTTTATTCCTTGTTCGAAACCTGCAATGTAGAGAGGAAAATAGAAAGTAAATCCAAACTAACTCTAAGaatgataaaatcaaataaaaataagtaatcaaaaactataaaatgcactaaaaattaatctaaatgcTAAAATTATACTAAAACAACTCTAAATATGAGAGTTATCAATACAAATCCATGAACTCTTCTTGCACtcttcttaaatttaaaatttagtctctctacttttattttaggaatttaacccttctattttgaaatataaaagcAGATGGAataaatttctagaaataaaaatagaggactaaattctaaatgtaGGAAAAGAATAGGGACTATAAGCAGATTTTAACCTATATATTTGCAAGCGGTGAAAATTAAagaacttattttaaaaattaggaagaaggaaagaaaaaattgcAAGCTCCATTTTTGTCCTTtagaattgtaaaaaaataaaaaaggaaaacaaaaggaaGACGACCGGAAAGTGAAGGTGCAGTGTGggaaaaaggattaaaagcCATGAGCCTAACTGATCCACCCCAAGTTGTGGATTGTTCTATAATCCCAGTATTTCaggtgagtttttttttttttttttcaggtgAATCATTGAAGGATTATTAGTTCACTCTGTttctttggaaaaaaaaaacctttaaattttgatatgggttttttattttacaattgcATTTTCATTGATTGAAAGAACAAATTCATATACTTTCTGGGTTATTTGCTGCGATTTCCTTTGCATACCAACGTTTGTTTTAGGTCCCAAATGAAGGGGATGTATCAAGCTTAGATGTAAATGATGAAGAGAATGTTGTGTCAGAAGAGAAgaggagaaagaagaaaaagaagcaaGTTTCTGCTCCTCGTCCTGCATGTTCTTGGGTATATTTTAGGTAGAATTTGGTTCATTTAATGCAGAATTTCGTGATAGTTTTCGGGTTATTTTGAGTGTACTAATTTGTCAATTTGTATATGTTAGCCGGGAATTTATCAAGGAGTATAGTGCTTCTCATCCTGAATCTTCAGGCCTTAAAGCTGTGAGTATTTTGGTCCTCATGAAATCAGTATACAGTGGCTCTGATTCTATAGAATGATTTGCAACACGATAAGtagattaatattttttttttctttttcgcgatttattttcttaatgcTAGGCTACAAAGGCTGCATCGGATGCTTGGAAATTAATGAGCATTgaggagaaagaaaaatacaCTCGACGTGCTCGTGAAGTGTGGGATAATTACTTGAGCACAACTCCGGCTCGTATCCCTAAACCGAGGAAGCAGGTAGCATTTTACTTGTGgtgattttgttgttttcttattgTTCATCCAACAAGTTTTGTTGTTATGCAATGCAGACTAAACTTGTCACAAGATGCTCTCCTGGCCGCTTATTCAATGTGTTACAGCGCCTGACATCCGAGCAAAAGGATGCAGTGAAGAGCATGGGATTTGGTAGCCTACTTGGTTTGAGATGCCGCACCCTACGTCGTAGTTTATGTCTTTGGTTGTTGGAGAGGTTTAACACTACACGGCGCAGTTTGGAGATATGTGGGGAGCGCATTCCTTTATCCCCGAGAGATGTAGAGCATGTAATGGGACTAGCAGCTTGTGGGAAGGATGTGGTGAATTCAGGTCCTGATGACTTGATTGCGGACTTGCGTTACATTTATAATGCTACTAATCGTGGGATTTCAGTGCGACTTCTTGAAGAACGGTTGGCTGCTCCAGAAGCAGGAGACGATTTTAAGAGATCTTTTATCCTTTACGCATTGGGTACACTTTTATCCCCAACAGCAAGATTAGATGTTAGTCCATCGTTCCTCCACTTCTTAATTAATATGGATGCTGTGCACCAGTATAATTGGGGAAAGTTCTTGCTTGATCGGCTTGTCCGAGAGGTATCTCGCTTTCGTCAAGGGAAGCAGCGAGCTGTTGGTGGATGTCTTCTTTTTCTCCAGGTTGGCATAGAACTCTCTCACTTTAGTTCTATAAAGATTAATCATCGCTAAACCTGTTTTGCTTCTCAGCTGTTCTATTATGAGAGCATATCAATTGAGGGAGCTGGGTCTTCTGCACCTGTTGTCATTCCGTGTTTATCTTCATGGGGAGAGGAAGAGATCACTGAAAGAGAAAAGCGAGAAAGAGAACTTGGTGGTTATGGGTGTGGAGAGGTAAAATCACGTTCCCTATACATCATACATGCAATTTCTATGAAATAATTGAGTCTCCTGCTCGGCAGGTGATTAGCAGGGAGGGCTGTCATGATATGGAATCACTAGAATATAGAATCCAAGTGGAAGGCCTATCGGGTGGAAAAATGAGCATGGGAGTTGAGCACAATCCCGTCTTTGAGCAGGAGAGGACTCAGGTATTTTGTGATAAGTATTTAATGTACGGATAAGTTTCATAAATGTTTTTAAGAACTTTCTCCGGGTTTTGTTTAGAAAAGTAAAGTTCATGGATAATTAAGATGTGATATGAATTCATTCTTCTTGGATAATGCTGTAAATCTTGCATAATGAAGAATAGATAGAAAGATACGGTTGATATGGTGGTAGATATCAAATGATTAGAGTTGAAGCCcgaatttgttgatttttacaTGTAAGTTCATTGAATTATTTTGGCATTTCTTGGTGgtattttattttgagaaatgatttttttttttttatttaggctaAAATATTCTACCAAAGGTTCGGGATAGTAAACTGCACCGTAAGGCCTTTGCTTTACAGTATATGTTGTTTTGAATTGATGGGATCCTTTATTACTATCTTTATGAGGTTATGTTATATGTTATACCTTGTAGGGTCATATAACCAATACGTAAGTCTCAAGAATCTATCTTGAAAAGTAATTTTCAAGCACTTTGTCAAAATGCTTCTTAATTACAAATTCTCTTTTTGTTACACCCTCAAAGCTCGAGTCTTTCATAAGCTCAAGTATGGTGAGATGACCTTTGTAATAGAACCTAGGAGGTTAGCCTGCAAACTGTTTATTAGCTAAGAGCCTAAGGCAACCAACTTAAAAGCAATTCTTAGCGTAAGTAAATGCttaaggattaaaattgatGACTTATATGTGATGTTTAGCATGCATTGAGATGAAAGGTCTTAAtctttttacaattaaaaattttcttgggCTAAGTTTTATTCTGTTTCTCAATTTGGTAGGCTGACGAAGAACAAATGAACGAGGATTTTAGCATGGAGGAGGTAATAGTTCTTCCTATAAAGCAGCCACACAATGGTGcttcctttgtttatttttttggctCATTGTTCGCTTCAACCGTTTCTGCATCTTGTCATTTATTGTTCATCGTTGATTCTATAGTTCCATGAAAAGACTCGAAATTTTCTGCTCCCAAAATGTATATTGCACCGCATTCGTTACAGTTTCATATAGCATTCAAATGTGACAAAATTTGCTTCTTTGTTCTCCTTTATCTCTTCCCCTCTTAAAATTGGTGAAattgattttgttgttaaaaatgGAGGATATAAGAGTTAAGCGGAAGCATGAGGCCAGTGACCGGCCCCGTGTCACCATGAGTATCAGAATTTGTTTGTCACCCCCATGTTACATTAAGTATCAAATTTTGGTCATTACCTTGCGCCCGTTTATATCAAATTTAGTGTCCTCTTTTGGCAACCACAAACCCCTCAAAGCAGTCACCCTAGGTGCACTTTCCTCACCTAGAACCAGAGCTTTCTCCCATAAGAGAGTTCTTTAACCCTCACAGTACCAATTTTTATGTAAGTCTGCTGTGGTGACATCCAAATCCACATACATAGGGTCATTGCATTAAACATGTTTCAAATGTTCCATTTGGATTAAACTTACTGGTAATCATTCGGTCCTTCTATGAAGTAGAAGTTATGAGCTTTCTGGTTTTCAAGAAACTCCTGACATGTTTGGAACTTTGTTACTCATCATTTCTGCAGATATGTGTGGTGAATTTTCCGAAGAGTAAGGGCATCATGTGTGGAGACATGGAGGAAATTGTTGAACCAGATGGAAGACCATGCTGCAACAAAGAATATGGTTGCAGTAAAACTGTAGATTATACAAGGAAAAATGATCACGAAGAAAAATGCACACATGCACCATGCGCATGCCCACTTCCAGCTTGCAATTTTGTCGGCTCGTCTGAACAATTGTCACTACACTTCAGTAGCAAACATTGGGATTCCGGAAGGCGTTTTCGGTACAACACCCCATTGTCCGTCTCGTTGGGGATGAACGAACAATTCCTTGTTCTCCAAGCCGAAGAGGACGGTATTCTCTTCCTCCTCAACAAGAGCGTCGAAAACATTGGGAATATAGCCATGATAACTTGTATTGCCCCAAGCTCATCAAAGGTATATTATTTGTATGATCTTGTATCTGGAAAAGGAATGAGCTCTCTTAGGTTAAAATCGTTGACCGAGAATTTTCCAGGACGAGTCGAGGGTTTTCCGCCTATGGATTTTCTTCTAATCCCTTTCCGATTCCTCGGTCCTTCGGGGGAGATCAATTTAGAAGTTTGCATATGGAACTCCACAGAACTTGGTTCAGATTGCccttgataaatataaaattgcatattattatatgattcATCAGCGAGAAAGTTGGATTTGTGAGAGGTATGTTCAAAGTGGAATGCATTAATACAAGTCGTGCTAACAATACTAAGAGATTAATTACAATCTAGTTCCCTTTTTTAAGCAACTAAAAAAGCATAAATACaatctaataaataaataaataaaaaccaaagtAATCTGGACAAAGAAACTTGGACCGTTGGAGATAAACCATCCAAGTTTGTCTTGATCAAGGGATTTGGTAACATCGATCCAATCCAACTTTTGAGATATATTTCTTCGAATGGAGTGATCTTCATTGATGTGATTGAATATATTTAGCCTAAaggttttatttcaaaaattatgaatttttaaatataacacAGTGATGCTAGAAGTGATTATTCCCATTGGCACATAAACTATCACTTCAAAAACTTACACCAATTATTCTCTCAGCACAATTCTCTTAATCCATCATACTTAATTTAGGATATAATTAAGCGGATTAACCATCAAACTAAGACTATAAGAAAATGTGCAATAATGCAAATTTATTCagtgattttaaaaattcaaaagtcCCTGATTACAAACTTTCAataggaaaaaagaaatagtagaacaaaaaaaactttcaagCATATACTCCCtctttttgataaaaaaaattgtcaaatcaTTAATCCATTGGGAGAGCAAACAAGTCATTTCGCATGACATTCTCTCGATCCTTGATCTTTTGTATCACCTCGATCTTAGCTCGAAGTCGTACAATGATGCAATTGTGTGAATCAATAAAGGAAGAGAGGTCATCAACCATTCTTGTTCTGAAACTAGCAAGGAGAGACGCAGTGCCAATAGCATGGGGCACTTCTGAAGTCCATTGAATTGGTTTATTGTAattccctaaatttttttttgaaagtgttaaaaaaattttaagtaatttgatTTGGTGGTTAAGTATTTTAGTTATGTGTTTGAGATGCTGTGTTTAAATCTTTttcgttaaatttttattatttttgttctaaCCTCTGACTTTGAATATATAGTTTATCTATTGTTTTTGTTCAACTATTAATAAGAATGAGTTTACTGATTCAGTGATGAGACTTTAGCTTAGTTAGAGGTATGTgcaaagtaaaatta
This genomic stretch from Gossypium raimondii isolate GPD5lz chromosome 6, ASM2569854v1, whole genome shotgun sequence harbors:
- the LOC105774174 gene encoding uncharacterized protein LOC105774174 isoform X1 — protein: MSLTDPPQVVDCSIIPVFQVPNEGDVSSLDVNDEENVVSEEKRRKKKKKQVSAPRPACSWVYFSREFIKEYSASHPESSGLKAATKAASDAWKLMSIEEKEKYTRRAREVWDNYLSTTPARIPKPRKQTKLVTRCSPGRLFNVLQRLTSEQKDAVKSMGFGSLLGLRCRTLRRSLCLWLLERFNTTRRSLEICGERIPLSPRDVEHVMGLAACGKDVVNSGPDDLIADLRYIYNATNRGISVRLLEERLAAPEAGDDFKRSFILYALGTLLSPTARLDVSPSFLHFLINMDAVHQYNWGKFLLDRLVREVSRFRQGKQRAVGGCLLFLQLFYYESISIEGAGSSAPVVIPCLSSWGEEEITEREKRERELGGYGCGEVISREGCHDMESLEYRIQVEGLSGGKMSMGVEHNPVFEQERTQADEEQMNEDFSMEEICVVNFPKSKGIMCGDMEEIVEPDGRPCCNKEYGCSKTVDYTRKNDHEEKCTHAPCACPLPACNFVGSSEQLSLHFSSKHWDSGRRFRYNTPLSVSLGMNEQFLVLQAEEDGILFLLNKSVENIGNIAMITCIAPSSSKVYYLYDLVSGKGMSSLRLKSLTENFPGRVEGFPPMDFLLIPFRFLGPSGEINLEVCIWNSTELGSDCP
- the LOC105774174 gene encoding uncharacterized protein LOC105774174 isoform X2, which produces MMKRMLCQKRRGERRKRSKFLLLVLHVLGREFIKEYSASHPESSGLKAATKAASDAWKLMSIEEKEKYTRRAREVWDNYLSTTPARIPKPRKQTKLVTRCSPGRLFNVLQRLTSEQKDAVKSMGFGSLLGLRCRTLRRSLCLWLLERFNTTRRSLEICGERIPLSPRDVEHVMGLAACGKDVVNSGPDDLIADLRYIYNATNRGISVRLLEERLAAPEAGDDFKRSFILYALGTLLSPTARLDVSPSFLHFLINMDAVHQYNWGKFLLDRLVREVSRFRQGKQRAVGGCLLFLQLFYYESISIEGAGSSAPVVIPCLSSWGEEEITEREKRERELGGYGCGEVISREGCHDMESLEYRIQVEGLSGGKMSMGVEHNPVFEQERTQADEEQMNEDFSMEEICVVNFPKSKGIMCGDMEEIVEPDGRPCCNKEYGCSKTVDYTRKNDHEEKCTHAPCACPLPACNFVGSSEQLSLHFSSKHWDSGRRFRYNTPLSVSLGMNEQFLVLQAEEDGILFLLNKSVENIGNIAMITCIAPSSSKVYYLYDLVSGKGMSSLRLKSLTENFPGRVEGFPPMDFLLIPFRFLGPSGEINLEVCIWNSTELGSDCP